In Mariluticola halotolerans, one DNA window encodes the following:
- a CDS encoding superoxide dismutase, with protein MAFELPDLPYAYDALAPYMSAETLEFHHDKHHQAYVTNGNKLLEGSGLEGKGLEDIVRESHGKNAGLFNNAGQHYNHIHFWKWMKPNGGGNMPGELEAKVKSDLGGVDKFREDFLAAGATQFGSGWAWLALKDGKLEVMKTPNGENPLVHGATPLLGVDVWEHSYYIDYRNARPKYLEAFFDNMVNWEYVSELLANAS; from the coding sequence ATGGCTTTTGAACTGCCCGATCTTCCCTATGCATATGACGCACTGGCGCCCTACATGTCGGCTGAAACGCTTGAGTTTCATCACGACAAGCATCACCAGGCCTATGTGACGAATGGCAACAAACTGCTCGAGGGTTCAGGCCTTGAAGGCAAGGGCCTTGAAGACATTGTCCGCGAGAGCCACGGCAAGAATGCCGGCCTGTTCAACAATGCCGGCCAGCATTACAACCATATCCATTTCTGGAAATGGATGAAGCCGAATGGCGGCGGCAACATGCCCGGCGAACTCGAAGCCAAGGTCAAATCGGATCTCGGCGGCGTGGACAAATTCCGCGAGGATTTCCTCGCAGCTGGCGCAACCCAGTTCGGCTCCGGCTGGGCCTGGCTGGCGCTTAAGGACGGCAAGCTGGAAGTGATGAAAACACCAAACGGCGAAAACCCGCTCGTGCACGGCGCGACCCCGCTGCTTGGCGTCGATGTTTGGGAGCATTCCTATTATATCGATTACCGGAATGCGCGGCCCAAGTATCTTGAGGCGTTTTTCGACAATATGGTGAATTGGGAATATGTTAGCGAGCTACTGGCTAACGCCAGCTAG
- a CDS encoding helicase HerA-like C-terminal domain-containing protein, giving the protein MLLDDKVYLGSSTQPEYLPLKYANRHGLVTGATGTGKTVSLQIMAEGFSRAGVPVFCADVKGDLSGISMRGEPKDFLAERAGKIGFDDYSFDAFPTIFWDLFGRQGHPIRTTISEMGPLLIARLMDLNATQEGVLNIAFKLADDEGMLLLDLKDLRALLLHMDERSKELSAKYGNVSSASIGAIQRSLLVLEQQGAENFFGERALDIADLMRTDRDGRGFVSVLAADELMQSPRLYATFLLWLMSELFEELPEVGNPDKPKLVFFFDEAHLLFDEAPKALLNKVEQVVKLVRSKGVGIYFVTQNPADVPEAVLAQLGNRVQHALRAYTPREQKAVRVAAETFRPNPDFDTAEVITQLGVGEALVSTLEAKGVPSIVGRTLMRPPSSRMAPISSAERDAIIAQSPVTGLYDQLVDRESAFEVLEARASKKQREEELQLQREEAEREAESRARSSRTGYQDDYRDDRPARRTTKRRSTRQTPTEAAVNTFARTMARQLGNSIVRGILGSLKRGR; this is encoded by the coding sequence ATGCTTCTCGACGACAAGGTTTATCTGGGGTCCAGCACCCAGCCGGAATATCTGCCCCTCAAATATGCCAACCGCCACGGTCTGGTGACCGGGGCCACAGGTACGGGCAAGACGGTCAGCCTGCAGATCATGGCCGAGGGATTTTCGCGGGCCGGGGTACCTGTGTTTTGCGCCGACGTAAAGGGCGATCTGTCGGGCATTTCCATGCGCGGAGAGCCAAAGGATTTTCTGGCAGAACGTGCCGGCAAAATCGGTTTCGACGATTACAGCTTTGATGCTTTCCCAACCATTTTCTGGGATCTGTTTGGGCGGCAGGGTCACCCGATCCGTACGACGATTTCCGAGATGGGCCCGCTGTTGATTGCCCGGTTGATGGATCTCAATGCGACACAGGAAGGTGTGCTGAATATTGCCTTTAAACTGGCAGATGATGAAGGCATGTTACTTCTTGATCTCAAGGATTTGCGTGCGCTTCTTCTTCATATGGATGAACGTTCCAAAGAACTCTCTGCAAAATACGGCAATGTATCTTCAGCCTCTATTGGTGCCATTCAGCGCTCATTGCTGGTTCTCGAACAACAGGGTGCCGAGAACTTCTTTGGGGAGCGCGCGCTCGATATTGCCGACCTGATGCGCACGGATCGCGATGGCCGCGGATTTGTCTCCGTTCTTGCCGCCGATGAGCTGATGCAGTCGCCGCGTCTTTATGCCACTTTTCTGCTCTGGCTGATGTCTGAATTGTTCGAGGAATTGCCCGAAGTCGGCAACCCGGACAAACCCAAACTGGTGTTCTTTTTCGATGAGGCCCACCTGCTGTTTGACGAGGCACCCAAGGCGCTGCTCAACAAGGTCGAGCAGGTGGTCAAGCTGGTGCGCTCGAAAGGTGTCGGGATTTACTTTGTCACCCAGAACCCGGCCGATGTGCCCGAGGCGGTGCTTGCCCAGCTTGGTAACAGGGTGCAGCATGCCTTGCGCGCCTATACCCCGCGCGAGCAAAAGGCGGTGCGTGTCGCCGCGGAAACCTTCCGCCCCAACCCCGACTTTGACACAGCCGAGGTGATCACTCAGCTCGGGGTCGGGGAGGCGCTTGTCTCCACCCTCGAAGCCAAGGGTGTCCCCTCCATTGTGGGGCGTACGCTGATGCGCCCGCCATCCTCACGCATGGCACCGATCTCGTCGGCCGAGCGCGACGCCATCATCGCACAAAGCCCCGTGACAGGCCTTTACGACCAGCTCGTTGATCGTGAATCGGCCTTCGAGGTTCTTGAGGCACGGGCCAGCAAGAAGCAGCGCGAAGAAGAATTGCAGCTGCAGCGGGAAGAGGCCGAGCGCGAAGCCGAAAGCCGGGCGCGTTCATCCCGCACGGGATATCAGGATGATTATCGCGATGACCGGCCCGCCCGCCGCACAACAAAGCGCCGCTCGACCCGCCAAACTCCTACAGAGGCGGCAGTCAACACATTCGCACGCACCATGGCGCGGCAATTGGGTAATTCCATTGTGCGCGGTATCCTTGGCAGCCTGAAACGGGGACGCTAG